A window of Cucurbita pepo subsp. pepo cultivar mu-cu-16 chromosome LG06, ASM280686v2, whole genome shotgun sequence contains these coding sequences:
- the LOC111796970 gene encoding probable alkaline/neutral invertase D, which translates to MDGIGLRYVGSHCSMSEMDEHDFSRFHDKPKLNIERQRSFDERSLSELSIILAKGGLDNFESSYSPGGRSGFDTPASSTRNSFEPHPMIAEAWDSLRRSLVHFRGQPVGTLAAIDHASEEVLNYDQVFVRDFVPSALAFLMNGEPEIVKNFLLKTLQLQGWEKRIDRFKLGEGAMPASFKVLHDPVRKTDTIVADFGESAIGRVAPVDSGFWWIILLRAYTKSTGDLTLAETPECQKGMRLILTLCLSEGFDTFPTLLCADGCSMIDRRMGIYGYPIEIQALFFMALRCALAMLKHDAEGKECIERIVKRLHALSYHMRSYFWLDFQQLNDIYRYKTEEYSHTAVNKFNVIPDSIPDWVFDFMPTRGGYFVGNVSPARMDFRWFTLGNCVAILSSLATPEQSMAIMDLIEARWEELVGEMPLKISYPAIESHEWRITTGCDPKNTRWSYHNGGSWPVLLWLLTAACIKTGRPQIARRAIELAESRLLKDSWPEYYDGKLGRYIGKQARKYQTWSIAGYLVAKMMLEDPSHLGMISLEEDRQMKPLIKRSSSWTC; encoded by the exons atggaTGGGATTGGACTTCGATATGTGGGCTCTCATTGCTCAATGTCTGAGATGGATGAGCATGATTTTTCTCGATTTCACGATAAGCCTAAGCTCAATATTGAGAGGCAAAGATCATTTGATGAGAGGTCCCTCAGCGAGCTGTCCATCATCCTTGCTAAGGGAGGCTTGGACAACTTTGAGAGCTCCTATTCACCTGGTGGAAGGTCAGGATTTGATACCCCAGCTTCATCTACCAGAAACTCATTTGAGCCCCACCCAATGATTGCTGAAGCATGGGACTCTTTGCGGAGATCCTTGGTGCATTTTCGGGGCCAACCAGTTGGAACTCTTGCAGCTATTGATCATGCCTCAGAGGAAGTTTTGAATTATGATCAG GTTTTTGTTCGGGATTTTGTACCAAGTGCTTTGGCTTTCCTGATGAATGGGGAACCTGAAATTGTGAAGAACTTCCTGTTAAAGACTCTGCAGCTTCAGGGATGGGAAAAAAGAATAGACAGATTCAAGCTTGGGGAAGGTGCAATGCCAGCTAGCTTTAAGGTTCTTCATGATCCTGTTAGAAAAACCGATACCATTGTTGCTGATTTTGGAGAGAGTGCGATAGGAAGAGTTGCTCCTGTTGACTCTGGATTCTGGTGGATCATTCTGCTCCGTGCTTATACAAAGTCAACTGGGGATCTAACTCTGGCTGAAACACCAGAGTGTCAGAAGGGAATGAGacttattttaactttatgtCTGTCGGAGGGGTTTGATACATTCCCAACTCTACTTTGTGCTGATGGTTGCTCCATGATTGACCGAAGGATG GGTATATATGGTTATCCTATAGAAATTCAAGCCCTTTTCTTTATGGCCTTGAGATGTGCTCTGGCTATGCTAAAACATGATGCTGAAGGAAAAGAGTGCATAGAGCGTATTGTGAAGCGTCTGCATGCTTTAAGTTATCACATGAGGAGTTATTTCTGGCTTGATTTCCAGCAACTAAATGACATCTACCGTTATAAAACAGAAGAATATTCACATACAGCTGTAAATAAGTTTAATGTCATCCCTGATTCTATCCCAGATTGGGTGTTTGATTTTATGCCGACACGTGGTGGGTATTTTGTTGGTAACGTTAGTCCTGCAAGAATGGATTTCAGATGGTTTACTTTAGGTAATTGTGTTGCAATTCTATCATCTCTTGCCACCCCTGAGCAATCAATGGCTATTATGGATCTTATTGAAGCACGCTGGGAGGAGCTGGTTGGAGAAATGCCTTTGAAAATATCATATCCTGCTATAGAAAGCCATGAGTGGCGAATTACTACTGGTTGTGATCCCAAGAATACCAGGTGGAGCTACCATAATGGTGGATCTTGGCCAG TGCTACTATGGCTGCTAACAGCCGCTTGCATTAAAACCGGACGACCACAGATTGCTAGAAGAGCCATCGAGCTTGCCGAGAGTCGTTTGCTGAAGGATAGTTGGCCTGAATACTATGATGGAAAGTTAGGAAGATACATAGGAAAACAAGCAAGGAAATACCAGACATGGTCGATAGCAGGATACTTAGTTGCAAAGATGATGTTGGAAGATCCATCACATTTGGGGATGATTTCACTTGAAGAGGACAGGCAAATGAAACCACTGATCAAGAGATCATCATCATGGACCTGCTGA